Below is a window of Candidatus Nanosynbacter sp. HMT-352 DNA.
GAAATAAATAAATTGACCGAACTTACAGCAATGCTTCTGGAGTTATCACGGACGGAAAATAAGTTGGCGCTGGAAGATAAAAGTTTCAATTTGACGGAATTGATATCCGAACTCGTTCGCGAACGAAAAGCCGAAGCGCGAGTTAAAATGAATTGCCCAGAACACATAAATATTCCGCTTCATCACACTGCGACGCGAGAATTGTGCGCGATTTTGCTCGACAATTCATTGAAACATAGCCCGAAAAATTCTGTGGTAAAAATTCGCATTATCCCATCAAAACAAAACATCACCGTCAACTTCATCAACGACGGCACGATTTCACAACAAACTTTGCCACACGTTTTTGAGCGATTTTTCCGCGGCAGCCAAAGCACAAAAGGCTACGGATTAGGATTGCCGTTAGCGGAACAATTGACAAGAGCGCTAGGCGGACAAATCTCTGTTAACACCTCGAAAAACTCAACCATTTTCACAATTTCCTTGCCGATTCTGTAAATTTTCAGCTATTTTTCAGAATTAGATGTTGTAATAGGATTGTTGATTGGCAGAGTTGCCGATCCGAAAGGGGAAGTATGAGTACAACATTTTTAAGTAAAAAAGGATTTAAGGAACTGCAAAAGGAAATTTCCGGACTAGAGATTTCAGAGAAAGCGCTCACGTTGGAATTGAAGGAAATTGGGCGCGCCAAATCGCGTGATGACAAATTGCGCCGAAGCGACGTAATTACGCAATTGGAAAATATTCAATCAAAAATCTTTATGAAGAAGGACATTTTGCGTCACGCTAAGCCACTACCAAGGAAGCGCGATCGATTGAAAATTGCTATTGGCTCAGTCGTGGATTTGGTGGATCAGCAAGGAAAAATTTTCCGCTATACGCTGGTTCATAGCCTGGAAGCAAACCCTCTGGACGGGCGAATTTCCGTGGATAGTCCGCTGGGAAAAAGTCTGCTAAATCACAAAAAATCCGAAACTGTCTCTTGGAAAAATGGCGTGATGACCAGACAACTACAAGTCGTCAAAATTAGCTAATCTCAATTGTCCACCACGACAGTTTAGCTCTCACTGGCAAGTGGGAGCTTTTTTATATAAAGCAATAAGCCGATGCTGCGACATGCTATAATTACACTAAGAATATTCACAAATTTAGCGACAAAAAATAAACGGAGGATATTATGTCAAAGCTAAACGTAGACCAGAAAAGTATCTATGAGCTTTTATCGGATAGAAAAGCGGACTACATCATACCAGATTACCAGCGTCCATATGCATGGGATGAGGATAGCTGCCAAACTCTCTGGGATGATATATTTTCTTTCGCGATACCAGATAATGATGCTACAAAATTCGACACAAGCGATGAATATTTTCTTGGCTCAATTGTGACTTTTGAAAACGACAAGAAACAGCAAGAAGTAATTGATGGTCAACAACGTCTGACAACATTCATGCTTCTTCTCCGAGCTTTCTATGACCGCTTCACGAAAATGCAAGATCAAGATTCAAAAGACTTTTCCGAACGCATTGCCAGCTGTATATGGAAAACAAACGAAATGGGCAAGCCAGATAAGGAGCACCTAAAAATAGACTCTGTTGTCGCCACAGACAAAGATAAAGACGAATTCTTATCAATTCTAAAAACTGGCAATGTAAACAGCAGCCAGACTAGTCGTTACGCGAACAACTTCCGGTTCTTCCTTAAAAAAGTTGACGATTTCATCAATGATTTTCCGAAATTTGCCGAAAAACTTCCTGCTCGCATCTTAAACAACTGCATTCTTATGCCAATCGAAGCCGAGTCCCAAGATACCGCTCTTCGCATATTCTCAACATTAAACGATAGGGGTCTTCCGCTTTCGGACTCCGATATTTTTAAGGCTCAATTCTATCAATATTACAAACAGAAAAGTGAAGACGACAGGGATGAGTTTATTAAAGATTGGAAAAAACTCGAGGAGACATGTGAAAAAATCTTTCACCCAATCACCGGCACACCAATGGACGATTTGTTTACGAGATACATGTATTTCATTCGCGCCAAGCGAGACAATAACAAGTCTTCCACGACCGAGTCACTTAGAAGATTCTATGAGCGTGATAAATATTCCGTACTTAAACAAGATGACACTTTTGAAAATCTTAAAGATCTTGCTCAATTCTGGGAAGACATTACCGATCAAAATCGTGAACGTTTCAGTGAAGAGGTTTTAAAGAAATTATTCATATTAAACTATGCGCCAAATAGCATGTGGAATTATTTCATATCTGTTTACTATTTAGCAAATCGCACCGAAGACGGAAAATTGGATGATGAAGATTTTAAGATGTTTCTCGATCGTACAATTGCATTCATATGGGGATACGCAATAATGCATCCAGGCGTGAACGCATTAAGAACGCCTATTTTTGCCGAGATGCTAAATATAGTTAATCTAAATGAAGTTACATTCTCAGACTTCAAATTTGATAAGGAGCAAACACGCAGTGCAATCCTTATTTATGATTTCAAAAACGGCAGACCAATCACTAAATCCATGCTGGCGCTTCGTATGATGCTCAATAAAGAGCAATCATATCCAAAACTCTCTCAGCAGTTTGATATTGAACATATTTATCCCAGAAAGCGACAGGAAAATGAGAAAGGGTTATCTAACAATCGACAAATCGACCTTCTTGGCAATAAATCTCTTTTAGAAAAACGGATCAATATTCGCGCATCCGACTATAGATTTGAAGATAAAATTAAATATTACCAGGGTTTTGACAACAGTAGAGGACAGCGCATAGGCGGAACAGAAAATCTTGAGCTCAAGAATATAAGCAATGTTTATAAAAAATTCGGAGAAAAAGAAATTGTCGAGAGGACTGATTTGTTTATTGACGATTTTATGAATTTACTAGATAAAAATGGCTTGATTGCTTAAAAACAAAAAATCACCCAAAAGAGCGGAAGGTCGCTACTAAGATTTTAGTGATTTCCATTTAAATATTACACTTAATAAATAGCGTTGCCCTTATAGTAATACTTATATTATTGCAGTATAGTAAAACCATGAGCAAACTTCACCTACACATCGCTAACGCCAACCAAATTTTCACCGATGCCGAAATTGCCATATTCAAAAATACAGCGCAACAAGCCGAGACTTTTATTTCGAGCGAGTTCGCACAGTTTGATTACGAAGTTGATGTAATTATCACTACGCCTTCGTTTATGCTACCAACTATCGCCGAGGACGGAATCGCTGGCAAAACGCTTCATTCGCACTTGATTATGATTTCTGTTGATAAAAGCCAGCACGGGGTTAGCGAGGATTTTATTTTCGAAACGATTTGCCACGAAATGTCACATTCGCTGCGTTGGGAAAAACTGCCTGAATATGCCGAAACTATGTTTGATGGGATGATTTTGGAGGGCTTGGCGGTCGCGCTAGAAGAGGAAGCGATGATTAAACTCGGACGGCGAAATCAACAATTTTTCTTGAGAGAAATGCAGAAAACTTCTCAAGCTGAAATTGACAAGATAATTGCCGCATTACAAGGCAATTTTGAAGACAAGGTTTACGATTATACCAAAATATTTTTCACCGGCGATGATGTTTTACCGCGCTGGGCGGGGTATAAACTTGGGTATTACTTTGTGAAGCAACACCTACATCAAACTAGTCAGACTATTGCACAGGCGACTTTGGCAAGTTACAAGGATTTTATCCTATAAATTGAAGAGTCCCCGTCGCGATATGTGTAACAACGGGGAGGAGACGTAGTTTTAAACTACGATTTTTGTGATCGCTCATTAAATACGTCGAATATGACGATTCGGGCTCAGTCATTAAGAGAGGTATTCTTTTGAGGAGTATAAGGAGAAGCGCCGCCAAGAAATTAGAGAGTACAACATTGCGCGCGGCATTCCAGAAAATGAAGGAACAGCCTTTTAAGAATCAGAATATTCTAGCGTAACCCACAAAAAATCCTGCCCATTCAGCGCCTGCATATACGGCACGTCGTTGATATCATCCCGCATTAGCTCACCCAGATACAATGCGGCATCGTTGAGTAATGTATATTTTTCTCCCTGAGATGCAGCAGTAGGGCTATCAACACCACATATC
It encodes the following:
- a CDS encoding sensor histidine kinase; its protein translation is MKIFTSATIKLAGWYLMILMIVSLLFSSIIFQVARSEVDAQIHKIIVQRKGDFPAINLSERIDNSTRNLLISLGYINLIVLLAGGWCSYLLAKITLRPIETAHKAQSRFVANASHQLRTPLAIMKAETEFALKNRKANKAELTETLESNLEEINKLTELTAMLLELSRTENKLALEDKSFNLTELISELVRERKAEARVKMNCPEHINIPLHHTATRELCAILLDNSLKHSPKNSVVKIRIIPSKQNITVNFINDGTISQQTLPHVFERFFRGSQSTKGYGLGLPLAEQLTRALGGQISVNTSKNSTIFTISLPIL
- a CDS encoding GreA/GreB family elongation factor, which translates into the protein MSTTFLSKKGFKELQKEISGLEISEKALTLELKEIGRAKSRDDKLRRSDVITQLENIQSKIFMKKDILRHAKPLPRKRDRLKIAIGSVVDLVDQQGKIFRYTLVHSLEANPLDGRISVDSPLGKSLLNHKKSETVSWKNGVMTRQLQVVKIS
- a CDS encoding DUF262 domain-containing protein translates to MSKLNVDQKSIYELLSDRKADYIIPDYQRPYAWDEDSCQTLWDDIFSFAIPDNDATKFDTSDEYFLGSIVTFENDKKQQEVIDGQQRLTTFMLLLRAFYDRFTKMQDQDSKDFSERIASCIWKTNEMGKPDKEHLKIDSVVATDKDKDEFLSILKTGNVNSSQTSRYANNFRFFLKKVDDFINDFPKFAEKLPARILNNCILMPIEAESQDTALRIFSTLNDRGLPLSDSDIFKAQFYQYYKQKSEDDRDEFIKDWKKLEETCEKIFHPITGTPMDDLFTRYMYFIRAKRDNNKSSTTESLRRFYERDKYSVLKQDDTFENLKDLAQFWEDITDQNRERFSEEVLKKLFILNYAPNSMWNYFISVYYLANRTEDGKLDDEDFKMFLDRTIAFIWGYAIMHPGVNALRTPIFAEMLNIVNLNEVTFSDFKFDKEQTRSAILIYDFKNGRPITKSMLALRMMLNKEQSYPKLSQQFDIEHIYPRKRQENEKGLSNNRQIDLLGNKSLLEKRINIRASDYRFEDKIKYYQGFDNSRGQRIGGTENLELKNISNVYKKFGEKEIVERTDLFIDDFMNLLDKNGLIA
- a CDS encoding DUF2268 domain-containing putative Zn-dependent protease (predicted Zn-dependent protease with a strongly conserved HExxH motif), which produces MSKLHLHIANANQIFTDAEIAIFKNTAQQAETFISSEFAQFDYEVDVIITTPSFMLPTIAEDGIAGKTLHSHLIMISVDKSQHGVSEDFIFETICHEMSHSLRWEKLPEYAETMFDGMILEGLAVALEEEAMIKLGRRNQQFFLREMQKTSQAEIDKIIAALQGNFEDKVYDYTKIFFTGDDVLPRWAGYKLGYYFVKQHLHQTSQTIAQATLASYKDFIL